From the Bacteroidia bacterium genome, the window TAAATTAATACGCTGCATGGTGCTCCACTGAGGCAATGTTTTAAAATAAACTTCTTTACCCATAACATCCATTATCTGCAAAGTGCCTGATGTGTTTTGAGGCAAATCATAGCTTATTATAAAATTACCTGTATTGGGATTAGGCATTACCGTTACTCCCCCTTTAGGGGGTTGGGGGGTATAGGTGAGGTTTGTAAGTGTATCACATGCACTGCCAACCAACCTTCCTAAACGGTAATTAGGAAAGTTAGGTAATGTCATATTACCTCCATAATTTTGAGGTAATATAAAACTGTGCTGATTAAAATTACAGGCTGCTCCTGCACTATCAGGATTTTCTATGACATGCAGTATTCTCGGAAAATTTCTTGCACTTATGTAAATTCTGCCGTCAGGAGCTAACTGGTTAAGAAAAAACCATGCAGGATTTGGCGCAGAATAGCCATCAAATGTAGCCACATCAACTGCACTTGCTGCAAAATTGGAAGAGTAGGTATCATACTGATACGCTTTTGTATAATTATTCGCATACATATACCTGCTGTTGGGGGAAAAACTACAGGCAATACCTGCACTCACGGTATCAGGTAATATAGTAGTTATGTAATTGCTGAATAACCCGGTGCACCACTGGCGCAAGTCTTCAGACTTGTGCCATACTATAATTCAAGCAGCATTAAATCAAAATAAATTCTTTATCTCTACTCATAATTGCAAATGTGCATTTTTTAATGATAGGGAGGCACAAGTCTGAAGACTTGCGCCAGAGGGGGGGGCAAAACAAAAAACCCTGACAACATCGTCAGGGCTTTTCTTACTTCGTATCAATCACCTGTACTTATCCGGTTGGTACGGACAAAACAACATGATTATTAATTTGTTCTCGGCACCATCACAAAATTCTCAACTTTAATTTCACCAGCCTGTATTTTCACACCTTCAATAACAAATGGTTCAAAGTCAGGATGCGTTGCAATAATGTCATAAATATCAGGATTCAAAACCTCTCTGTACCTACCTTCATTGTCAGTTTTAATCTTAACACTGCGCTCAACATTTTTAAACTCAAGCTCAACACCGCTCAAAGGCATTTCAGTTTCTTTATTCACACTCACACCTTTAAACTGAGTAAACTTATGGCCTAAATTTATTATCATCCGGTTTTTCTTATACTCAAACTTATAAGAATAAGTCTCCGATGTAGTAGGAATAGATTCCACAGCAGGGTCAATTTGTTTCTTCAACAATGCTGTAATTTCTCTTTGCAAAGTTGCAATCGCAGAAGTTGCATTTGCTCTTTGCACAATACGGTTTCTAACACTCTGTTCCTGCCCTTCATAATTTGTAATGGTCAAATCCAGAGCAGTAAGTACAGCATTACTAATTCCATAAGGTGCAAGCGAACCAACATGTGCAACACCTTTTTCCTGAATCGTTTTACAGCGCATAATAAAAGTAGCATCTGCTTTTCGGTCAAGTTCTTTCAACATATCTGTCATCAGTTTGGCAAAGTCAGTATCGTTTGTACTGTTAGCAAACGATAACAACGCTCTCCCTACTGAAGCAGCAGCATTAAACAACACTAACTTTCTTGCAGCTTTAGTAGCCCCGGCACCGTTTGCAACAGTGCCTTGGGTTTGCTCAGCGGCAAGCATAGCGTTTACAAGTGCCTCCATTGCCGAAGTCAAACTCGTCAATATTGGAAGCAACAACAAGATAGCAGCAGGCGTGTTTTTAAGGTATGCGAGAACCGCCTTCATCATTCGCATTCTGTTAATTTCTGATAATAACATATTTATATGGATTAAAATTATTTATAACATGTTAATCGAATGAAAACCGCTTTAGTTTTTAGAAAAACATCAAAAACCTTACACTAAATTTCTCAGTAACTAATTTCGCTTTCGCGAAGATTTAAAAGGTAAAACAGAATAACAAGACCCAATTTCTTACTCCTTTCAGTAATATCCTTACAACATTGATATTTGGTAATATTAAATATATTCCGTATATGCGCCCCCATTTTAGCACTCCGGCATCAACAAAAGCTGAAAAACACCAATGGAACGGTACTCAGCACCGCAGGACTCGTACTCACGACCACAGGAACGCTAATCAGCACCGCAGGACTCGTACTCACAACCACAGGAACGCTACTCAGCACCGCAGGACTCGTACTCACAACCAAAGCAACGCTACTCAGCACCGCAGGACTCGTACTCACGACCACAGGAACGCTACTCAGCACCGCAGGACTCGTACTCACGACCACAGGAACGCTAATCAGCACCGCAGGACTCGTACTCAGCACCGCAGGAACGCTAATCAGCACCGCAGGACTCGTACTCACGACCACAGGAACGCTAATCAGCACCGCAGGCCGCATATTCACAACAGAAGGACAGTGTAGGTTGTCAAAACAGAATAAATTCTAATTATTTTCGTGCATGTTCAAAAAATTGCAACCAACTTGTCAGCAAAAAATCTTTATCTCTTTAGTTGCAATTTTTTGATAAAACAGTTTAGCTATATCGCCTTCTTTTTTTACTTCTTCAATCCCTTCTTCGAAGCATGACGCAACAATATTCCATATTATTATTTCCTGAAATTATTTTACGCTTCAATCACGGTAAAACTTGATTGGCTCCTAAAGATAAAATTGTTTTTATTCTTAAAGCTTTTTCACCATTCAGAAAAAATCAATTAAATATCTTTTTGAAAAAACTCTTTTTTTTGGTTTCAGAAATATTTGGTGCTACTTCCTGTAAGATTGTTCTCATTTGATTGCAATCTGTAAATCTGTCTTGCTGTCCTTCAAAAACTGTTTGTCTGATTTCGTCCATAGTTAACTTTGATGGAGGTAGTCGAAGTTGTTTTTTAAATGTGGCTTTACGTATAAAAGCTAAAAGCAGCGGATGTATTTTTGGATGTTCAGCAACAACTGTATTTAATTGCATGTGCATTATCATCTCCGGATTCTCCTGAAAAAATGGAGGATATTTAGCCACAGATTCATATAATGTGAGCCCCAGGCTAAACAAATCTGTAGAAGCATTTATGAGTTCCGGCAAGTTTAATAATTGTTCAGGTGGAGAATAAAGCAGCGAGAAAGGAAGTCTTTGTGTTGCTAACGGCTCTGCCATGTTGACGGAAAGTCCGAAATCAATGATTCGGATACTTGGGTTTAATAAATCGGGATTGCCTCTTTTATTTACAAGAATTAAAATATTGTCAGGGCGTATATCTGCATGTACAATTCCACTACTATGAATTTTTTCGAGAATTTCGAGCGTGGCAACAATGCACTTGATACTGAATTGTGCTCTGTTTTTTATATCATGTTGCAAAAGTTGACGCATAGAAAGACCATCAATAAATTCTTTAATAATGTAATAGCCGCTGTCATCTTTCCATGCATCAAGTGTATGCTGTACACCATCAAAATTAAAACCCATCAATGCTTCACGTTGAAACCTTAATTGTGTTTGCATTTCATCAGGGTTGTGTAGTTTTTTAATCACCACCGGTAATTTATCATCAACGCGATAGCCTAAATACACAGAGCTCCACTTGCCTTTGCGCTTCAACACAAGACTATCATTAGTTGGGTCAAGAAGGTAGGCTGCCTGATTGGTTTTCAGAATGAATGACATGATTCAGAGAATATTTATCGTGGGCTAAGTTAATAAACAAGCTTTATGTAATTTTGTTGCATGAAACATGCACTTACATTAGCATTTTCGCCCTGCCCAAATGACACCTTTATGTTTCACGCATGGGTAGAAGGGTTAATTAATATGCAAGGCCATCAGTTTAATATTACAATGGCAGATGTTGAAGAATTAAATCAGTCGGCATTGAAAGAAGAGGCAGATATAACTAAACTTAGTTTTGCTGCCTTTGCACATCTTGCCGACAAATATGAGCTGCTAACTTCAGGAGCTGCTCTTGGTCATCAATGCGGACCGCTTTTAGTAAGCAAGCATAATTTTAAATGGGAAGATTTACCTCAGTTAAAGGTTGTTATTCCCGGAAAATACACAACTGCAAATTTGTTGCTGACAATGTTTGCTCCGGATGTAAAAAATAAAAAAGAGCTGCTCTTTTCAGATATTGAAAATGAAGTGTTGACAGAGAAAGCAGATGCAGGATTAGTTATACATGAGAGCCGTTTTACTTATCATCTGCGGGGACTAAAAAAAATTGCCGATCTCGGAGAGCTTTGGGAAACTAAATATAAATGCCCTTTACCATTGGGTTGCATTGCAGTGAAGAAGAGTCTGCCTCCGGAAGTAAAGATGCAATTAAATAAATTAATGCATGATAGTGTTGTTTATGCTATGAAAAACCCTAAGGCTTCTGCTCATTTTATCGGACAGCATGCTCAGGAGATGGATATAAGTGTACAACAACAACACATTTCATTGTACGTTAATCAATGGTCAAAAGAACTTGGTGAAACAGGAAAAATGGCAATCAGAAAGTTGTTGGCAGAAGGAGAAATTGCCGGTTTACTGCCTAAGGCAGAAGCAGTATTTGTAGATGAGTTAAAGAATTTAGTAAATTAAAAAATGATAGTAGTAACTGGAGCCGCAGGATTTGTTGGCAGTTGTTTGGTGAAGAAACTCAACGAAGAGAATTTTAATGATTTGATTCTTGTAGATGACTTCAGCAATGAACAAAAAAATAAAAATCTTGAAGGAAAAAGATTTACAGGCAAAGTAGATCGAAAACTATTTTTTAAATGGTTAGACGAAAATCATCAACTTACTCAGTTTATATTTCATATAGGAGCAAGAACAGATACAACAGAATTTAACAAAAAGATTTTTGATGAGCTGAATGTTGAATACAGTAAAATGATTTGGCAGAAGTGTGTTGAATATGGTCTGCCACTTGTTTATGCATCATCGGCTGCAACCTATGGTGGAGGAGAAGCAGGGTATGATGATGATGAAAGTAAAATAAGCCGGCTTAAACCTTTAAATCCGTATGGCGATTCAAAAAACGAATTTGACAAGTGGGCACTTGCTCAAAATGAAAAACCATATTTCTGGTGCGGATTAAAATTTTTTAATGTCTATGGGCCAAATGAATTTCATAAAGGCAGAATGGCATCGGTTATTTTTCATGGATTTAATCAGATTCAAAATGATGGGGTAGTTAAATTATTTAAGTCACATCGCCCTGAATATAAGGATGGCTGGCAATTGCGTGATTTTATTTATGTGAAAGATGTTACATCGGTTTGTTATTTTTTGATGCACCACCGTAAAAATTCAGGTATCTATAACCTTGGTACCGGAAAAGCCAGGAGTTTTTATGATTTAGCATCAAGCACTTTTAAGGCAATGGGCATTGAGAACAATATACAGTTCATTGATATGCCTGCCGATATCAGAGATAAATACCAGTATTTTACGGAGGCAAAAATGGCAAAACTCAATGCTATCGGATACAAAGAGCCATTTTATACACTTGAGGAAGGTGTAACGGATTATGTAAGTAATTATCTGTTGCCTTCAAAATATTATTAACTCATAGTTTTTCAACAATGATTGACGGCAAATCAGGAAAACCTATTTTAGCGCCCTGATGATAAAATTCACTATGCGTGTTCTGAACCTTAAAGTGGTTCGGTATTTTTTTTCGGCTGCATCTGCAACAATAGTTGATGTAGGAATTTATTTTTTAGCTTTTAATTATTTGTTCGAAAAGAGGGATATTGTATTTTCTTTTTATACATTTTCTGCACCAACAGTTTCTTTGATGTTATCTTATTCATGCGGATTGTTAACAAATTTTTTTCTCACAAAATCTTTGGTTTTTAAAGAATCAGATTTAAAGGGGCATCATCAGTTTTTACGTTTTGTATTGGTTGCTATAGGTGTTTTGTTTTTGAATTATGTGTTGATGAAATTCCTTATTCGCCAAATGCATTGGTTCCCGACTATTGCGCGTGCATTTTCGGCAGTGAGCATAGGACTGATAAGTTTTGTTGTTCACAAAAGTTTCTCTTTCAGAGTAAGTGCAACGGAAGAAGTAGAGGATTAATCTGCTACTGACCGTATATAGAGAGTCGTTTAACTACCATCATGTTTTTACTGAAATGTATCTTGAAAAGATATAGTCCATCAACAGGCATTGGATGGAGACTTACCAGGCACTTTCCTTTTTCCATATAACATTCAGATTTGAAAATTAATTTTCCTGTTAAGTCTGTTATAAAAATTTCCGTGTTGCCGGAATAATTGCCGGCTTTTACAATAATATCTTCCCCACTTAAAGGATTTGGATAAATAGAAACTTCGTTATACCAGGAAATATTATTTATTGCATTTATGGTATCACAATCCCAAAGCCCGGTGTTACCGCCAACACAAATTCCACAAGTGTCAAGATATGCAGTTCCACCCCAATCACCATGACAATCTTGAATGCAAGGTTGTAATCCTGTATTACCACCAACGCATGTATTGCAAGAATCTAAGAAAGCAGTACCACCCCAGTCACCATGACAATCTTGAATGCAAGGTTGCAGTCCGGTGTTACCACCAACACAGGTGTTACACGAATCTAAGAATGCAGTACCACCCCAGTCACCATGACAATCTTGAATGCAAGGTTGTAATCCTGTATTACCACCAACACAGGTGTTACACGAATCTAAGAAAGCAGTGCCACCCCAATCACCATGACAATCTTGTATGCAAGGTAGAAGTCCTGTGAGTCCACCAACGCATGTACTACAAGAATCTAAAAATGCAGCGCCACCCCAGTCACCATGACAATCTTGAATGCAAGGTTGCAGTCCGGTGTTTCCACCAACACAGGTGTTACACGAATCTAAGAATGCAGTTCCGCCCCAGTCACCATGACAATCTTGTGTACATGGTTGCAGTCCGGTATTGCCACCAACACAGGTGTTGCAGGAATCTAAAAATGCAGTGCCACCCCAGTCACCATGACAATCTTGAATGCAAGGTAGAAGTCCTGTGAGTCCACCAACGCAAATTCCACATGAATCAATATATGCAGTACCACCCCAGTCACCATGACAATCTTGTGTGCATGGTTGCAGTCCTGTGTTACCACCAACACAAGTATTACAAGAATCTAAGAATGCAGTACCACCCCAGTCACCATGACAATCTTGTGTGCATGGTTGCAGTCCTGTGTTACCACCAACACAAGTATTACAAGAATCTAAGAATGCAGTACCACCCCAGTCACCATGACAATCTTGTATGCATGGTTGAAGTCCCGTGTTACCACCAACGCATGTATTACAAGAATCTAAGAAAGCAGTACCACCCCAGTCACCATGACAATCTTGAATGCATGGTTGCAGTCCTGTATTACCACCAACGCATGTATTACAAGAATCTAAGAAAGCAGTGCCACCCCAGTCACCATGACAATCTTGAATGCAAGGTTGAAGTCCTGTGTTACCACCAACACATGTATTACAAGAATCTAAGAATGCAGTACCACCCCAGTCACCATGACAATCTTGTATGCAAGGTTGAAGTCCGGTGTTACCGCCAACACAGGTGTTACACGAATCTAAGAAAGCAGTGCCATTAAAAACACCATTGCAATCAGTTGTGCAATTTGGATAAACACTTTTTTCACTGTATCCACTGAGCCCTCCGTCATCAGTGACTGTTAATCTAATACGGTAGTAATAAATTTCACCGTCACAACCGGCTGGTAAAATAGTTGCTGTGGTTATTTTGTTAGTATCAGTAGGCTCAGGATGTTCGTGCTGGTTGTGATGAAAATAAACATTCCATTTATAATGTAGTTGGCCCGGTGTATGCTCTGCATCTGTAACAGATGCCTGAAGTGGCAGTGTTGAAATCTGAAGCATAGAATACAAATCGCCATCATTAAAGCTTGTGATGTTTACAACAGGAGGTGTATTATTTATTGAAATAAAAACAGAATCTTTTGCAGTATTACCTGCTGTGTCAGTAACCGTTAATACAGCCCAATAACTTTGAATAACACCACCCGGACTATTATAAGTATGTTGAGGGCTTATCTGAGTTGAAGTAAAGCCATCGCCAAAACTCCAGAAGAAAGAAAGCGAATCATTCTCCGGATCGTGTGATTGACTGCCATCAAAATGAACAAGTAACGGTGATGCACCATACGAAGTATCAGATAATGCAACTGCTGTTGGTATGTTATTTACATTTCCAACGTAACAAATTTTTCTGATTTGATCCGGGTATTTTACATAATGGAGACAACCATCTCTTAAGTTTTCAGTTAAAAAAACTACAGGCCCCATGTTTGAAGCAAAATCTCTGACATAAGTGGCTGTATCGTTTGCATTAAATTTAAATTGCTTTATCCATTCTCCTCCATAATCGGCATGGAAATAACTTCCTTGTAAATCCAAAGGAAATTTATCACCTTGATATAGTGGACCTGCAACAGAAGCAAAACCACCAAAGCGTACACCATCAACAGGTGATTGTGGGTCATCAATATCTATAGTAGAAGCATTGTTGCCGGTAAAAATTCCTGTTCGAGAGCGATTACCATGATAATAATCAATCACAGGGCGTGCATGAATAAAGGTATGTACTGTTGCCGGAATTGGTTGACCCGCGTTACAAGAATTGTTAAAACTTACAATGCCGTTGGCAGTAGGGTTTTTTACCAATTCATGAAATGTAAAATATGGTTGAGTACAACCACCGGAACCATAAAGTGGATTTGGTGCAAAGTAGTTAAATTGTTTTGCGGCAAAATAATTTGGATCTAAATCATAGCCTTGATATACAGGCCACCCAAAATTCATTCCGGGACTATTACAAATATTAATATCTTCCCAAAATTGCCAACCTACATCACCAACAAAAAATGTTCCTGGATTACCTGCCGTAGGATCAGATTCTCCGGTTCCGGGTTTAAGTGAAATACGAAAAGGATTTCTTAGACCTAATGCCCAAACTCTTGATTGGGGTGAACGAGCATCAGTGCTGTCATAAAAAGGATTTGAAGGAATTCCATCACCTGTTGACGGATCTAAACGTAAAATTTTTCCGTTCAAAGATTGAATTAGTTGTGCCCGATATGCACCAACATTTTGTTGTGGTGTGATAATACTATCAGCTAATGCCTGAGCCCAATAACTGAGTATAGATGCAATTTGTCCACTATCTGCTGTTGCTGGTGAAGCTCCATCACCAGTTGTAACGATTAATGTTCCATCTGTTGCAAACAACAGTGTTCCTGCACTATGTGTATCGTACAAAACCGGAATGCCCGTTTTTTTTGTTTCACCAAGTAAAATAAGTCTGCTTCCGGGAACAGTTGTTGTAAAATTTGTAGCCGCATTTGCAGTATATCTTGTTATA encodes:
- a CDS encoding carboxypeptidase-like regulatory domain-containing protein translates to MMKAVLAYLKNTPAAILLLLPILTSLTSAMEALVNAMLAAEQTQGTVANGAGATKAARKLVLFNAAASVGRALLSFANSTNDTDFAKLMTDMLKELDRKADATFIMRCKTIQEKGVAHVGSLAPYGISNAVLTALDLTITNYEGQEQSVRNRIVQRANATSAIATLQREITALLKKQIDPAVESIPTTSETYSYKFEYKKNRMIINLGHKFTQFKGVSVNKETEMPLSGVELEFKNVERSVKIKTDNEGRYREVLNPDIYDIIATHPDFEPFVIEGVKIQAGEIKVENFVMVPRTN
- a CDS encoding GtrA family protein — protein: MIKFTMRVLNLKVVRYFFSAASATIVDVGIYFLAFNYLFEKRDIVFSFYTFSAPTVSLMLSYSCGLLTNFFLTKSLVFKESDLKGHHQFLRFVLVAIGVLFLNYVLMKFLIRQMHWFPTIARAFSAVSIGLISFVVHKSFSFRVSATEEVED
- a CDS encoding PQQ-dependent sugar dehydrogenase, which produces MKYYYYTFILIVFLLTNQLSNAQVLPPQFTDQLVSTGWDFVEGYTDDSTGQKYVWEKAGLVWVVDTNGVKLPQPLIDISEEVGNWRDHGMNGFAIDPNFRTNGYFYLYYVVDRHYLLHYGTGSYSPTTNEYDAATICRITRYTANAATNFTTTVPGSRLILLGETKKTGIPVLYDTHSAGTLLFATDGTLIVTTGDGASPATADSGQIASILSYWAQALADSIITPQQNVGAYRAQLIQSLNGKILRLDPSTGDGIPSNPFYDSTDARSPQSRVWALGLRNPFRISLKPGTGESDPTAGNPGTFFVGDVGWQFWEDINICNSPGMNFGWPVYQGYDLDPNYFAAKQFNYFAPNPLYGSGGCTQPYFTFHELVKNPTANGIVSFNNSCNAGQPIPATVHTFIHARPVIDYYHGNRSRTGIFTGNNASTIDIDDPQSPVDGVRFGGFASVAGPLYQGDKFPLDLQGSYFHADYGGEWIKQFKFNANDTATYVRDFASNMGPVVFLTENLRDGCLHYVKYPDQIRKICYVGNVNNIPTAVALSDTSYGASPLLVHFDGSQSHDPENDSLSFFWSFGDGFTSTQISPQHTYNSPGGVIQSYWAVLTVTDTAGNTAKDSVFISINNTPPVVNITSFNDGDLYSMLQISTLPLQASVTDAEHTPGQLHYKWNVYFHHNQHEHPEPTDTNKITTATILPAGCDGEIYYYRIRLTVTDDGGLSGYSEKSVYPNCTTDCNGVFNGTAFLDSCNTCVGGNTGLQPCIQDCHGDWGGTAFLDSCNTCVGGNTGLQPCIQDCHGDWGGTAFLDSCNTCVGGNTGLQPCIQDCHGDWGGTAFLDSCNTCVGGNTGLQPCIQDCHGDWGGTAFLDSCNTCVGGNTGLQPCTQDCHGDWGGTAFLDSCNTCVGGNTGLQPCTQDCHGDWGGTAYIDSCGICVGGLTGLLPCIQDCHGDWGGTAFLDSCNTCVGGNTGLQPCTQDCHGDWGGTAFLDSCNTCVGGNTGLQPCIQDCHGDWGGAAFLDSCSTCVGGLTGLLPCIQDCHGDWGGTAFLDSCNTCVGGNTGLQPCIQDCHGDWGGTAFLDSCNTCVGGNTGLQPCIQDCHGDWGGTAFLDSCNTCVGGNTGLQPCIQDCHGDWGGTAYLDTCGICVGGNTGLWDCDTINAINNISWYNEVSIYPNPLSGEDIIVKAGNYSGNTEIFITDLTGKLIFKSECYMEKGKCLVSLHPMPVDGLYLFKIHFSKNMMVVKRLSIYGQ
- the rfaD gene encoding ADP-glyceromanno-heptose 6-epimerase, which translates into the protein MIVVTGAAGFVGSCLVKKLNEENFNDLILVDDFSNEQKNKNLEGKRFTGKVDRKLFFKWLDENHQLTQFIFHIGARTDTTEFNKKIFDELNVEYSKMIWQKCVEYGLPLVYASSAATYGGGEAGYDDDESKISRLKPLNPYGDSKNEFDKWALAQNEKPYFWCGLKFFNVYGPNEFHKGRMASVIFHGFNQIQNDGVVKLFKSHRPEYKDGWQLRDFIYVKDVTSVCYFLMHHRKNSGIYNLGTGKARSFYDLASSTFKAMGIENNIQFIDMPADIRDKYQYFTEAKMAKLNAIGYKEPFYTLEEGVTDYVSNYLLPSKYY
- a CDS encoding 1,4-dihydroxy-6-naphthoate synthase translates to MKHALTLAFSPCPNDTFMFHAWVEGLINMQGHQFNITMADVEELNQSALKEEADITKLSFAAFAHLADKYELLTSGAALGHQCGPLLVSKHNFKWEDLPQLKVVIPGKYTTANLLLTMFAPDVKNKKELLFSDIENEVLTEKADAGLVIHESRFTYHLRGLKKIADLGELWETKYKCPLPLGCIAVKKSLPPEVKMQLNKLMHDSVVYAMKNPKASAHFIGQHAQEMDISVQQQHISLYVNQWSKELGETGKMAIRKLLAEGEIAGLLPKAEAVFVDELKNLVN
- a CDS encoding T9SS type A sorting domain-containing protein, with the translated sequence MRQWCTGLFSNYITTILPDTVSAGIACSFSPNSRYMYANNYTKAYQYDTYSSNFAASAVDVATFDGYSAPNPAWFFLNQLAPDGRIYISARNFPRILHVIENPDSAGAACNFNQHSFILPQNYGGNMTLPNFPNYRLGRLVGSACDTLTNLTYTPQPPKGGVTVMPNPNTGNFIISYDLPQNTSGTLQIMDVMGKEVYFKTLPQWSTMQRINLSSLSAGVYVVKINNGINAGYARFVKE
- a CDS encoding protein kinase gives rise to the protein MSFILKTNQAAYLLDPTNDSLVLKRKGKWSSVYLGYRVDDKLPVVIKKLHNPDEMQTQLRFQREALMGFNFDGVQHTLDAWKDDSGYYIIKEFIDGLSMRQLLQHDIKNRAQFSIKCIVATLEILEKIHSSGIVHADIRPDNILILVNKRGNPDLLNPSIRIIDFGLSVNMAEPLATQRLPFSLLYSPPEQLLNLPELINASTDLFSLGLTLYESVAKYPPFFQENPEMIMHMQLNTVVAEHPKIHPLLLAFIRKATFKKQLRLPPSKLTMDEIRQTVFEGQQDRFTDCNQMRTILQEVAPNISETKKKSFFKKIFN